A single genomic interval of Celeribacter indicus harbors:
- a CDS encoding heme ABC transporter permease, with translation MASIWEWANPRKFMDWTDRALPVIAALAACLFVGGLVWGFFFTPDDYRQGATVKIFYLHVPSAMMAINIWAMMLVASLIWIVRRHHVSALAAKSAAAIGATMTLIALVTGAIWGKPMWGTYWEWDPRLTSFLILFLFYVGYMALWDAIENPDTAADLTSVLCLVGSVFAILSRYAVLFWNQGLHQGASLSMDAEENVADVYWYPALVCIAGFILLFVTLVLLRTRTEIRARRLHALEMRERVAGQ, from the coding sequence ATGGCATCTATCTGGGAATGGGCCAACCCGCGCAAGTTCATGGACTGGACCGACAGGGCGCTGCCGGTGATCGCGGCGCTGGCCGCCTGCCTTTTCGTGGGCGGGCTCGTCTGGGGATTCTTCTTCACGCCCGACGACTACCGTCAGGGCGCGACGGTGAAGATCTTTTACCTCCACGTTCCCTCCGCGATGATGGCGATCAACATCTGGGCGATGATGCTCGTGGCCTCGCTGATCTGGATCGTGCGCCGCCACCACGTCTCCGCCCTTGCCGCGAAATCCGCCGCCGCCATCGGCGCGACGATGACGCTGATCGCGCTGGTCACCGGCGCGATCTGGGGCAAGCCGATGTGGGGCACCTATTGGGAATGGGATCCGCGGCTGACCTCCTTTCTCATCCTCTTCCTGTTCTACGTCGGCTACATGGCGCTGTGGGACGCGATCGAGAATCCCGACACGGCGGCGGACCTGACCTCGGTCCTGTGCCTCGTCGGCTCGGTCTTTGCGATCCTGTCGCGCTATGCGGTGCTGTTCTGGAACCAGGGCCTGCACCAGGGCGCGTCGCTGTCGATGGATGCGGAGGAAAACGTGGCCGATGTCTACTGGTATCCCGCGCTCGTGTGCATTGCGGGATTCATCCTGTTGTTCGTGACGCTGGTGCTGTTGCGCACCCGAACGGAAATCCGGGCGCGACGGCTGCACGCGCTCGAAATGCGCGAAAGGGTGGCCGGACAATGA
- a CDS encoding Mth938-like domain-containing protein codes for MQFNEMPFEDAIPVDGYGPGMFRIGGKVHEGPVFLCGERVLPWGGLADTETVMEARGRVDFVIVGTGAEMTHLPAAFRAVFDAAGIGLEPMASATAARTYNVLASEGRRVAVALLPV; via the coding sequence ATGCAGTTCAACGAAATGCCCTTCGAGGATGCGATCCCGGTGGACGGCTACGGGCCGGGCATGTTCCGGATCGGCGGCAAGGTCCATGAGGGCCCGGTCTTCCTCTGCGGCGAGCGGGTCCTGCCCTGGGGCGGGCTTGCGGATACGGAAACGGTGATGGAGGCGCGGGGCCGCGTCGATTTCGTGATCGTCGGCACCGGGGCGGAGATGACCCATCTGCCCGCCGCCTTCCGCGCGGTGTTCGACGCGGCGGGGATCGGCCTCGAACCGATGGCCTCGGCCACGGCGGCGCGCACCTACAACGTTCTCGCCTCCGAAGGCCGCCGGGTCGCGGTCGCGCTCCTCCCGGTTTGA
- the ccmB gene encoding heme exporter protein CcmB has protein sequence MIRLFWRDITLAFRSGGGFGLGLGFFLILVTLVPFGVGPDSARLETIAPGILWVGALLACLLSLDRLFALDFEDGSLDLLATAPIPLEGVVAIKALAHWITTGLPLVIAAPALGFLLHLDGAAYRWLVVTLLIGTPALSFIGAFGAALTVGLKRGGLLMSLLVLPLYIPTLIFGAEVVRRGAEGFLVGTPLAMQAGITAGAVALLPFAAAAALRVALR, from the coding sequence GTGATCCGGCTGTTCTGGCGCGATATCACGCTCGCCTTCCGCTCCGGCGGGGGCTTCGGCCTGGGGCTCGGATTCTTCCTCATCCTCGTGACGCTCGTGCCCTTCGGCGTCGGCCCGGACAGCGCCCGGCTCGAGACGATTGCGCCGGGCATCCTCTGGGTCGGGGCGCTGCTGGCCTGCCTGTTGTCGCTCGACCGGCTCTTCGCGCTCGATTTCGAGGACGGATCGCTCGACCTCCTGGCGACCGCGCCGATCCCGCTCGAGGGCGTGGTGGCGATCAAGGCGCTCGCGCACTGGATCACCACCGGCCTGCCGCTGGTGATCGCGGCGCCGGCGCTCGGCTTCCTGCTGCATCTCGACGGGGCGGCCTATCGCTGGCTCGTGGTCACGCTGCTGATCGGGACGCCGGCGCTGTCCTTCATCGGGGCCTTCGGCGCGGCGCTGACCGTGGGGCTGAAACGCGGCGGGCTGCTGATGAGCCTTCTCGTCCTGCCGCTCTACATCCCGACGCTGATCTTCGGCGCGGAGGTGGTGCGGCGCGGGGCGGAGGGCTTCCTCGTGGGCACACCGCTCGCGATGCAGGCGGGGATCACGGCGGGGGCGGTCGCCCTGTTGCCTTTTGCCGCGGCTGCGGCGCTGAGAGTCGCCCTAAGGTGA
- the ccmA gene encoding heme ABC exporter ATP-binding protein CcmA, whose translation MSLISVSDLAVSRGGVPVLEGMSFAVAPGEVLVLRGPNGAGKTTLLRTLAGLQKPYAGTVEAAPEAVAYAAHADGLKATLTVTENLAFWSGVYGGAPIAPALAHFNLGSLRDRPAGNLSAGQKRRLGLARLMVTNRPVWVLDEPTVSLDAASVALFAAAVRAHVGAGGAAIIATHIHLGFEETVFDVTPYKARQDVVRDDFDRSFDEAFL comes from the coding sequence ATGAGCCTGATTTCCGTTTCAGATCTCGCCGTCTCCCGTGGCGGCGTCCCGGTCCTCGAGGGGATGAGCTTCGCCGTCGCGCCGGGGGAGGTGCTCGTGCTGCGCGGGCCGAACGGGGCGGGCAAGACGACGCTGCTGCGCACGCTCGCGGGGCTTCAGAAACCCTATGCCGGCACGGTCGAGGCCGCGCCCGAGGCGGTCGCCTACGCGGCCCATGCCGACGGGCTCAAGGCGACGCTGACGGTGACGGAGAACCTCGCCTTCTGGTCGGGCGTCTATGGCGGCGCACCGATCGCACCGGCGCTGGCGCATTTCAACCTCGGGAGCCTGCGCGACCGGCCCGCGGGCAACCTGTCCGCCGGGCAGAAGCGCCGGCTCGGCCTTGCCCGGCTCATGGTCACCAACCGCCCCGTCTGGGTGCTCGACGAGCCGACCGTGTCGCTCGATGCCGCCTCCGTCGCGCTCTTCGCGGCGGCGGTGCGCGCCCATGTCGGTGCGGGCGGCGCGGCGATCATCGCGACGCATATCCACCTCGGGTTCGAGGAGACGGTGTTCGACGTCACCCCCTACAAGGCGCGTCAGGACGTGGTGCGCGACGACTTCGACCGGAGCTTCGACGAGGCCTTCCTGTGA